The DNA segment GCAATTATCAAAGTCATGAAGAGGAAATCGAATGGAGGAGacaacatcatcatcatcatggaGATAGGAATCACCATGAAGCCAAGCCTTATTTTCCATTTGTAATGTTACCAAGCTTTAGTggagatagtgatcctaatgtgtatttaggttgggaggctaaatgtgaacaaatttttgatgtGCATGAGGTCAAAGATGACTAAAAGGTGAAATTAGCCTCTCTAGAATTcatagactatgccatgcaatggtggcataaacttgtaatggacattggtttAAGCAAGAGACaacccgtggtctcttgggaggACTTAAAAGAATGTATgtgcgcgaggtttgttcctcctccttataggaatgaacacttgttgaagttccaaaggcttcatcaagggcataggatggtagatgaatactttcaagatttagaaacaactttgactaaaatgaatatgcatgttaatgaagagtcaaagataaaaaggtttgtaagtggtttaAGAAGAGAAATTAAAGGAAGTGGTTCACTTaaccatcaaggtagaatcacaccttttgaaaacaactttcaaagatactcataatgatggtttctacaactcttctaggaaggatgcaaataAAATTTCTACTCAAATTTCTCCTTCAAATTTTTCCAAAGAAACCATTTCTCCCCAAAAAGTTTCTACACAAAATCCTtctacccctaagtcacccaccgaaacttcaaaattcaaatgttttaaatgtttaagttttGGGCACATCGTTGCAAATTGTCCACTTAAAAAAACCATAATGTTAAATGCGGTAAATCAAGCCCTTATTACAACAAAAGATTAAAAcacaaatgaaaaagaagaggaaagtcATGTGGGTCTCACTTTGTTCACTAAACCGGTATACTTCTTCCCTCTCTTTTTCATTTCTCCATaattctaaatacttgacattTTTGTTAAGAAAGTTTAGGGATATTATTGACATACCTCCTAAAAGTTTCCCACTTTTAAAAGGATTTTTACAAAAAAAGCATCCCTTCCCGAAACATCCTTTACAATCATGGCATGTATCTAGAATTATCCTATATGAAATCCCCAAGCTTCATGTACATAAGTTTGTTGCAAATCCTAATCTTAGAAATATCTTCTAAATTCGAGgccgaattctctccaacttggggagcATGATGTAACCCAAAAATACataaagatgaccaaggatgctataCATGAAGAGTAATCTCAACAAGGAAATAAGGACttcatcaatagaagaaatggacaaggcccaaagcatttaaagttcctcttattagtcttctcaaaagatgaggcccatgcccaattaatatcttttgtaatatttttagaatagtTTCAAAATAGAACATTAAAAGGGAAGTAGTAGGAAAAATCACTTTTCTAGAATAAGGAAGTGACTTGAAAAGGGGTGGCATTTACCTTGTCTTTTCATATGCCTTGCCTTTTCATTTACAAGTGactcttcatgtatttttaccTTTTCATGACCGGTCCTCTATTCCTATATAAACAAGAGCCTTGCTTTAGTAAATACaagttgaatattgaaattaaaagtgAAGTTACTCTCTTGAATTTGAGTGGTTTCTTTGTGAGACTTGCTCTTCTTCTCTTTGTCTTATCTTGTGGGTCTTGGGaatcctcaagtggcgacactctcactcatcttggagccttccatcatccaagtggcgtgatcactcccattgtcttcaaccacataagtttcttcaacttttcatcttcttcttccatacgCATTCTATAtcaaaaactctaaaacatgttttgtttctttttcttgattttcaatcGGTCAAATGTTGCTATTGAATGTTTCTAATCAATAGTTTCTCATTGGTTCTTGTTTTAATCAGTTGGAATTACTTGTTGACGTTCTATTCGGTTCATGTTCTTGAAATGGGTTTCCCATGGGTTTCCTAATTTGTGTTCTTGAAATGGGTTTCTAAtgggtttcttgatttgtgttcttgaattgtttgtagaatcttgatccaattcttgaaaGTGCCTTTTCATATGCCAACTCACATCATTTTGCTTGGTGCTCAAATGCACCAGGTGAAAGTTAACAAAGTGAGACTTCAAATCCTTATGTTGGACATACAAAATTCCCATCAATCTAAGATATAAATACCACACCTATTATGCCATGAAGCATTCCAAGAATAGGTGTTGAGAAGTCTCTTCCGAAGTTTGGCATAACCCATATCCAGAGGAGCCAACTACCATTCCTCTTCTACTTAAGCTACTACGAGTGGGCATTTTATCCAAAAGGACTCTTCATGCAGTAGTCAAAGCAGTGGTAAATGCTTTAACCTGCCACAACTGTTTGAAGAAGCCATCAAAATTGTAATTAGCTTTACTTTCCAAGCACTCATACGTGGATTTAACCGAGAACAGACCTAAAGGGTCCTTACCCTATACACAAAAGTCTTCTTCCTCCATATTTAGAGAGCCTAAAGTAATACACCTGAGCAATTTTTTTCTTGAGCTATTATGAAGTGTTcgaattgttgggtctattagtgtctaagttcaaaagggggggtgaattgagcttttaaaattTTTCACAAACAAAAATTGTTTTCCAGTAATCTgagaaaaagaacagattgattctaaAAAGAGCAAATTTATTTTCTGATTACTTATTCAAATCCAGAACCTTAATAAGATTAGCTTGagattaaaatatagtttttccAGAACAATGTAGGCTCTTTTACTACAACAAGATTTACACCCAGAATTTCAACTATGAATCATTAACAAGTGCTCTTGAAGAGAATATGAATCTtgaaaagatttattttaaagatttaataCTCTCTTTAAACAGCCAACACACAAATTTAGATATTTGCAAACAACAAAGAACTTATTCAGGATCTTTGAAGAACAAtatgaacaagcccagaaagaacaaatttaattttgattcaacagatttattttctggaaaattatCAACACTAATAACATCACCACTAACTTCATatcaaataatacaattttctacatcaaacacacacacacTAAGACTTGCtgagaagaagcttcatccattTTCAACACAAATATGATTGCACATAAAGAAAGGAACACGGTGGACTCAATCATGCATCCTGTTCCCATAAATGGCCTAATATCATACTCATAACAAAGATAAAGAGCATATTAAAAGTTATGAGGTAATATTGAAATgaatgaacaaaataaaaaggtatgaatattttttatcaataaaaaataaataaaattaaaagtggAGTATTAGATGtatgtaatttaatttcatattacttTAAAtggataaattattttattttattttagaatttggtGTACATGGAgagttcaaatttttttaaagaaatcttTAATCATATtcatgatttttaaaaatttcaaaaaatagtatatGACAGATACAAATTCTAACTAAATTCTGTGCATATGAcatttgtgaagaaagtttatttgGTTCATACGATTTTAATAAGTAGAAAAAATATAACTGTGTGTATAATAAATTTGacatgaaaattattaaataaaaataaattttagggATAAAAAGTAGTTAGTTGTTATATGTACcatattagatactattttagagacttaattagtttctattactgataaataaattttaaattgatatttaattaactataaaagttttaactaccaacctcctaatctaaataattggcagctaattagatacaaatttaaatatcaataacttttttagtttctaaaataatatataaattagtcaatataaaaattaattattttttcgataaattaatttatatttaattatttgtaacaGTGCCACTTGTTTtatgaaaatcaaaatcaatagaTGAAGATCTTTAGTATATACCATTATAATAAGTGTTATTACAGTAGAACTAGAcgtaaataaatgaaaacaaaatgttgttgttgtaagtataaaatgtttaaatttttaactatattatatttattaaaattgaaacaataatagatataaatatattaaaaaaataaactataataattttttaacttattaaatgtgatttttttttctagtaaaATTATTGGGAGCATAATTTATATACTTAAAACTTATACATTTAAAAGTcgtatactttttttattaagagttgaataaaaaaattaacaatcaattaaaataaattaaatcgaattttgacttttttatatagttttttttataaaatatttgtctcATATTATGGGgactaaaatagtttattttgcTTCGTTTTGCACCATATTGTAGGGTGAATCTTGAAAAATAGGAAAGATCTTCTTCAAAATAGTGAACGTTCATTAGCTACCACTCTCACAAAATTCCCTTTAAAAAATTTCAGagtgtaaaattatattttgatatagaaaattcatttcatataaattatacattaatgaaaattatacattttgtgactgatttatataaatgaaaataaagtgaagatatatataatatatagagaTTTAGAATCTTCATCATCATCTGATCTGATATGTTGCATCGATTTAGCATAAACAATGGCAAAAGTGTCTTGGATTTTTATGGCCAAAGACTTTGCAACGACCACCTTTTCCGCAGGGATGGTTTAGACAAAGAGAATTACAATGTTTGTCGTCCTGTGTTCCTGGGTTCCAACTTCGTACACGGTTGTCAGAACAACAATACACATCCTTTTCTTCTATATCTTTTATGCTCATCCATTCACCTAAATCCTTCACATCAGTCTCCTTCATCGTTGATTATGTTCCACCTATATCTTCACACACCAATTATACATTATTCTAACACAATATCTACCATAATCACATACATTCATCATTAATACATGCATGCAACAACACATTTACTTTTAACTGAATCTAAAATGGTTAAGGCATACAACTTATAACAACAAAAAGTATAACCAAACTTTCTTAGTTTCTCCAATAATGAAACTCAATTTACCTAAGAATAAAACGATGACCAGAATGCAACCAAGAAGTGGTAAACATATTTTTGCTGCTATTgccatctttattttattctatcacTATATCTCACCCAATATCAAACtcaaataataaaagaaaaaaaagcaattattttctgtgtattaaaattcttctaaaaactattcatatatataatggaaaattattgttgttgatAACCATATTAATACAATCTTCAATGTACTCATATCAATTACCctttattttagaaacaaaCTAAATCAAAAATAGTAATACACACTGTTCATAACCATATTCGcatcacatttttatattttaaaatcataataagaaagaatctatttttaatcaatttaatgttattataatcataattattatttttcaataaaccaatataattttataccaTTATtcatcaataatttatttttcaaaataaaatatttcagttattaatatttaaaaaatcacattaatttaagaaatgttttaatttctcagatttatctttttaaaaatattttgaaaataaaatagagtaataagttttaatttgaataaaattttgatagatTTAGTTTTCACCCTAATTCCATTCATCAATGTATTGTTGAAATCATAGTGTATTCCTTGAATCTTGAAAATTGAGTTTACTAGAGAATAAAATGAAGAGAAGAATGACAACAAGAGTAGAAGAGTTGTGGGTGAACCTTGATATTtctatttctaatttagttggTAGTGTTGGGTAGACAGTAACAGGTTATATTATGGTTTGATATGTATATAGAAAGATAGTCTTTGAGGTCTCTACTCtctataagggttgaaccacccctgaagtgggtctatttaattttattacctgataaaaaaaagtcatatttctatatttttttatttaattgctTTTTAGGAATAACAGAAGCATTGCGATATATATCGCTAAAGGGACATGCGTTACCTGCAAAAAAACTAGCTTTATTAACATAAGCtttttttatcgacaagaaaaaataaataaatatgggtCACTTCCAgagtggtccaacccttatacaccaTCCTGACCGCCTAACAAAAATGATCAAtttctgtaccgtcccgtccccgggcgctgactaaaagtcaaagtcaacgtgtGGTATGACCCCTCGTGGGACCCAAagaagaaagtcaacagattgaccgcCTGAGGCATCGCCGGTTTTATGCGTCGCCAGTAGGGAGCGTCGCCTTgctaaggcgtcgccaggttaaagtATCGCCAagtaaaggcgtcgccaagacaaaaGCACCAAGCTAAGACACCAcaaggaggcttcgggcctcgatagttcaaaacagtaacaaagagaagagaaaggtggcctcaaggccataagttctagtaccagtagggggtaacctgactcgtgaagtgtccatgccactgctgggagaccctgggacagatacgacccatgagagggccacgaccaggggagaaccacgtgcatggcacgagagaaaggtagatacacccccatGGCGAGTGACTCGAGCCTTGGGCGCATGAGTTGAcgcccagaaagtcaccccacgcgccagatgcacttcaaggaaggaggactcacacaatggattaaccctaagttgggttacggcgctgtgaggccctccacacagagtaacgatcaagtcagaaagACACGTGGCAATTAGCACGTGCTGATTaaatgtttcagtgaaagtttgccaaggtacgcgttaattcagttaagattcgaacgtcCCAAGGaacatttttatacgctttcaatgcgctttaaatGCATAAGGCATATAAGAAGGGGCCTTGGGTCATTTGAGGGGAtccgagttttaacctaattctcacagTCTTACAAAGAACACAACCCTAGTTGCTTTTgttgcgcacccactgtgagcacaagacaattagggcagTACAGTTTTAGTTATTCAGGATAGCTTTTGACCAACTTGagagggtgtgtcacctttgatgtttctcgctagttgacttgatcgtcggagtgcaaacggccgcgagggcgcccctttgttcacttcttttcaggtattcacAGACGGAGcggaacgaaggtgccctagctcgtgaggacaagccacgcgcaaagacgaccctggtcaaccggcgggaacatttggcgcccaccgtggggccgatataaaacgtCAGTCCCACTACACaagtttttcagttccagttctcaaaGCCCAGATAAGTTAAGAAGGTTTCCAGAAAGTCACGAAGATGAGACCTGCGCGctctaggagtgaagagatgaccatgcaacaactagcgggcatgatgcaaggctggcaggaagcaatggcagcatcgaaagcggagcaagagcgcatgcaggcggaccTCGCAGCTTCTCAGGCGAGAAATGATGAGCTCCACCGTGCCAACGAGGAGTTACGCCGTGGATGGCACGATGTAGACGCGCCTGAGACCGACTCCCCGCCTAGAGAATTCACAACACCATTCTCACAGGCGATCCTAGAGACTACGATCCCCATCACGTTCACGAGGCCCAaggtaaccttcacagggatggaggatcctgaggcgcacctcactgcgttccacacacagatgatgttggttggcggttctgatgctgtaaggtgcaagctctttatgagcactttgactgggatggctatggattggttcgtcagcctcccagagggtcacatcacgtctttcgcaCAACTCTCACGactattcagagagcagtatttagccaacagggccccagccccagtttcgtacgaccttttcgacgtgaagcaataccaagggAAAACCCtgaaagagtacataagccgctttggggcacaggtgTTGAAGGTGGGTACCACAGACGAGCCCATGATCATGTACACATTTAGGAAGGGGGTGTGTCCTGGATCTTTTAGTAAATCGCTAAACCGCAGCCGCCCCAAGACCTTTGCTGAAGTAAGGCGTCGAGCGGTAGAACACATTGCCTCAGAGGGCGAGGTgtacgagaagtgcacgactGCTGCACCTGCGCAACCAAGGGCGCAGATACGCACACAACCCGCTAGGGTCCACGAAGCTGCCACAGAGAGAAGAAACCCAGACAGGAAGCGCACCTACGAGACAAGGAGGACCCAGCCTAGGGGTCGGGCAGAAGGGAGGAAAGAGGGAAATAGACCACTAAGGCACAACTTTGTAGTGGAACTCAAAGACCTCATCGTGGTGCCCAAtatagctgacaggttgaggccactaGTGAAGTCTGACAAGATACTAGGACCTCACAAGGAATCATGGTGCAAATTTCACGAGGCATTTGGGCACCATATTAACAATTGTTTGGCGCTGGgatatcagttggatgagcttgtgaagaatggtttcttgAAGGATTTTCTCGCTGGATCAACTGCAACCCCAGACGCGGCAACGCCAGAGGAAGGTCAAGCGCATGAAGTCCCAACTCAcggagaagtgcacaccatctcTGACGGCTTTTCCGGgggaggacccactgcctctcaacgaAAGAAATACGTAAGGTCAGTAAACTTGGTTGCAGAAGAATTTCCGGAcgacccgtgggagtcagacctcgttttcACAAGAGCTGACCAGCGGGATGTCgtcccacatgacaatgacccggtggtcatttcggtagtcacgacgggaagaaaggtaatagggttctcgtcgaccagggcagttccgcagatgtcatgttctggacgaccttcaacaagctacaaTTATCCCCTGACCTCTTGAGACCCTATAATGGATGCTTGTATGGATTTGCAGATAACCCGGTAGAGGTACGTggctacttggagctgaggacgacgttcactgatggaacggcgtcgcgtaccgaaagcatccggtacttggtggttaacgccAACTCATCTTATAACATTCTGTTAGGCAGACCCGCCTTGAACAGATTAagggcggtgtcctccacatgccacatgaagatgaagttaccAGACcttagtggcaaggtgatagtcatcaagtcagaccaaAAAGAGGCCtgaaagtgctatgagaatagtttAAAAACAAAGAGAGGCGAAGTCATGGTGATCGAGCGACCACCAGTCTCAGATTCACCTACAGAATTAGAATCATTGGGAGAGGCGACGCCCGCAGAGTCCACGCCACTCGAAGCCACCTTAGGGCGACACCTATAGAAGACGCACATGCAGAAGGAAAAAACGGCGAGGCCTCGCCGATGGAAGGAGCACATGGAAAGGCCTCGCCCGCAAATGAAgtaccaaggattgtatgggcttaccacaccacgcctcaatcctccACCATAGAGACGCCCTTCAGCTTAGTATATGGATCGGACGCCATGGTCCCAGTGGAGATCCACGAGAGCTCGCCTCGTTTCCTTGGTTTCGTGGCGGAAGAGCCCAACGAAGAAAGtagggtgaacctggacctgatAGTTAAAGCTAGAGAAGAAGCAAAAATTAAGGCTGAGGCcttgaagagaagagtggagcgtcagTACAGCTCCCAGGTGAAGCTGCGACAGTTCCAGGCCcaccccaagtggactggaccgttcatgATAACCAAGGCCAAAGGGAATGGTTTGTATAAGCTAGAGACTTTAGAAAGgggccccatcccacgtagctggaatgcggcgaatttaaagttttatttcagtcgATGTTATTCCAGTTGAagtttgtaaaggggacactctttttccctcccgggggttttttaatgaggtcacccaaataaagaaaagagaactTTAAGATATTTTCGCTTTAGTTTTTCTCTCATTAGAATGTAAGATCAAAGGTTAAAGAAACAAAGACGAAAACTTGAGGCGCCACCAAGACAAGTCGTCGCCAAGAAGAATCGTctccaagatgaggcgtcgccaagaagaggCGTCACCCAGATAAGGCGATGCCAAGATAAGGCGTTGCCAAGatgaagcgtcgccaagaaTAGGCATCGctaagacaaggcgtcgccaagatagcgATGCCAAGACAAGGTGTCACTAGAACAGGGCGTCGCCAGCACAAGGTGTCGCCACCAGATAACTGAGCAGAAGTCGAGTTCAGGgcaagataacaggtatgttTAGTGTAAGTTAAAATtcgggagcctagtccttgatcaggggttaaaggattccttcgggacgccccctcctcaagtatgaacaattagtccggtaccagatatcagtatgaattaaaatccgggcgcttagtccttgagcaggggttaacggattccttcgggacgccccctcctccgGTATGAACAGCTAGACATAAGTTAAAAACCCGagcgcttagtccttgagcaggggttaagagattccttcgggacgccccctccttaGGTATGAATAGCTGGCCCCGGTATCAGACGATAGATGCAAGCTAAAATCTGGGTGcctagtccctgagcaggggtcaagggattccttcgggacaccccctcctcaggtaggaACAGCTAGCCCCAGCGTCTGATGTTTAAAACGTTACaccttggtgttttcagacaccTTGAGGATGATACGGTGTTGCAATAGCAGACCTCTCCTCAGTCGTGGGCACCAAATGCAAAAAGATAAGGGCTGAGTTACCCTGGTGTtttagacactccatggacgatacggtaCTATAGTTTAGATCTCtgcatgggcgtgggcaccagagcgcaacttttgtcccaaagtatTTAGACACACTAAGGAGACCTTTGCCTTTTGGAACGAAGGCAAAGGAGTCCTTGAAATGCAACTCGTAGACATGTACAAAGGTGATctagtcaaccggcaggaacaacaACCACCTTTACACAAGAAAGAATAAGGAAAGAAAGCacttgaaaagaagatgcaagaaaccTAAAACAACAACACTTTTCTGCAGTTTAGCAATGACAAAACCTCAACCCTTGACCAAGGCACACAatgaacaagcacacttgaattCTTTGAGAGAACCTTTCAAGAAAACATTCAAAGCTTTTTGTCTCTCTATGAAAACTCTTTTATCTGTGTTCAAAAACGTGATCAGTCAATTTTTCATGTGAGATGTGtctctctttatatagaaaccaattcataagaatttttcaaaaaatagttgaaagctgttataaaaagaacaagttgaaattaaaataaatggatTGTTTTTATGAAATACACAAGTTGATTTTAAAACCACTTCCAACTCATCAACGGGTTGCAACAAACTCTTTGGTGCcgtaacagaattttgaaaaccaTTAACCAGTTCagaaataaatctattgttttacaaatcaataaatttaattttgtgcAGTAACCTGATTTTGAGAAAACTTAAGGTAGTtgataaaagagttttgaaaaactttttgtgcttgatcttaccacCTTGGTTAAGGATATGAAGTAGGTCACGAAGCAAAAGGTCACCTTAATCTCACTCTAACCTATTATGACCACTAATAACATCACCACTAACTTCATatcaaataatacaattttctacatcaaacacacactaagacTTGCTGAGAGGAAGCTTCATCCATTTTCAACACAAATATGATTGCACATAGAGATAGGAACATGGTGGACTCAGTCATGCATCCTGTTCCCATAAAATGGACTAAGATCATACTCATAAGAAAGATAAAGAGCATATTAATAGTTATGAGGTAATATTcaattgaatgaaaaaaaaatacaaaagtatgaatatttttatcaataaaaaataaataaaattaaaagtggAGTATTAGAAGtatgtaatttaatttcatattacttTAAatggataaattatttttttattttagaatttggtTTACATGGAGAGTTcaaaattttttaaagaaatcttTAATCATATTcatgatttttgaaaatttcaaaaaatagtatatGACATATACAAATTCTGACTAAATTCTATGCATATGACATTTGTGATGAAAGTTTATTTGGTCCATACGATTTTAATtagtagaaaaaatataaatgtgtgtataataaatttgacacacactatatgaaaattattcaataaaaatcaattttagagataaaaaatgattagttgttatatgtaccatattagatactattttagagacttaattagtttctattactgataaataaattttaaattgatatctaattaactatcaaagttttagctaccaaccTCATAATCTAAATAACGGGTAgataattagatacaaatttagatatcaataacttttttagtttctaaaataatatataatttagtcaatataacaattaattattttttcgataaattaatttctatttaattatttataacagTGTCACTTGttttatgaaaaacaaaatcaatagaTAAAAATGTTTAGTGTATACCATTATAATAAGTGTTATTACATTAGAACTAGAcgtaaataaatgaaaacaaaatgttgttgttgtaagtttaaaatgtttaagttttataaaatatattatatttattaaaattgcaACAATAATaggtataaatatattaaaaaaataaactataataatattttactttttaaatgtga comes from the Phaseolus vulgaris cultivar G19833 chromosome 8, P. vulgaris v2.0, whole genome shotgun sequence genome and includes:
- the LOC137824635 gene encoding uncharacterized protein; translation: MAMDWFVSLPEGHITSFAQLSRLFREQYLANRAPAPVSYDLFDVKQYQGKTLKEYISRFGAQVLKVGTTDEPMIMYTFRKGVCPGSFSKSLNRSRPKTFAEVRRRAVEHIASEGEVYEKCTTAAPAQPRAQIRTQPARVHEAATERRNPDRKRTYETRRTQPRGRAEGRKEGNRPLRHNFVVELKDLIVVPNIADRLRPLVKSDKILGPHKESWCKFHEAFGHHINNCLALGYQLDELVKNGFLKDFLAGSTATPDAATPEEGQAHEVPTHGEVHTISDGFSGGGPTASQRKKYVRSVNLVAEEFPDDPWESDLVFTRADQRDVVPHDNDPVVISVVTTGRKVIGFSSTRAVPQMSCSGRPSTSYNYPLTS